In the candidate division WOR-3 bacterium genome, CTGGTCGCCAATGCCCTGCACCGCTGCAGCTACCGTTACGTCGACGGCGATCGCGACCGCCAGTATCCTCTCACCGTCAACATGGCTGCGCTCAGCCCCAACCTGGTTGAAGACGAACTCTTCGGCCACCAACGCGGCGCATTCACCGGCGCCACCGGCGAGCGGGCCGGAATCCTCGAGTCGGCACAGGGGTCGACCGTCTTTCTCGACGAAATCGGCGACGTCGGACAGGAGACGCAGGTGAAGCTCCTCCGGGCCATGGAGTACCATCGCATCAAGCGCGTCGGTAGTTCTCACGAGATACAGATCGACATGCGCATCGTCGCCGCCACCAACCGGACTGTGCCGGAACTGCAGACCCGCTTCCGCCCGGACTTCTATGGCCGCCTGGTCCAGCACTGCATCCCGGTGCCGTCGATACGCGAACGCTGGGAAAGCGAACCGGGCGACACTGTCGAGGCCGACATTCGAGACATCGCCCTTTTCACAATCCAGACGATGAATGCCAACCCCAGGCACAAACGGCAACTGGGGATCGAGCAAACCGCGGTCAGACTCATCCGCCAGGTCGTGCAACAGCACGTTGACGGTAGCGAAGACCTGCTGCACGGGAACATCCGCTCGCTCCGCAACATCATCGAGCGAGCATACGAACGCGCCCAGTACGACGGCAGCGTCGAGATCGGGCTCGGTCACGTGATGCCGGCGCTCGGCATGGCCCGACTCATGAATGGTCAGACGCCCAGACCTGATACGACTGGACCGCAAGACACAGCTAGCGCAGAAGATGACGGCCAACGCCTGACCTCGGACGGCCCCCCGCTCCAGACCGCTCTCGGCACGCTCAACCTTCAGGACATCGAGCGCCAAGCCATCAAAGAAGCCCTTCAGAAGGCCGGAAACAACCAGACCCACGCAGCCGAACTGCTTGGAATCCACCGAGACACGCTTCGGCGCAAGATAGCCGAGTACCACCTCTAGCTGAGCAGTCGTAGTATCCTGCTGCAGCAGAATCAAGCGGCCAGCCGAATTCATCCACGTCGCGGCTTCGTCTCTCTAGGCATGGTTGTCCGTAAGTGATTGAATTTGTTAATCTTGCAGATTCTACTTTGCTGCAAACTGGCTGGCACGACGAATGCACGCAAGTGACCACATGCTGGGATAGCGGTGTGCCATGAGAGTCAGACCGAGCCAAGCTGAGGTTCTCTCCGGTGGGAAGCGCTCAAAAGTCCCCTCCTCACTAGTCAACACTCTCGACGGGGACCGATAGGAAACGCGGCGCACCAGAGCCCACGGTGCGCCGCGCCTCTGTTTGAGGTCCTGCCAGCCCCTTGCGGCTGGACCACAATCCCGTGAGCTTGGGGAGTTCCTCCGAGCGACCACCCGGTGATCCGAATCCTTGACCCGTCCTGCATCTGCCAATAATATGAGCATCAATGAGAATGCTGGTTGTGAACTGGCGCTGCCCCAGGAACCCGCTGGCCGGCGGCGCCGAGGTCTACTTCCAGGAGGTCTTCTCGCGCCTGGTCTGTCGCGGCCACCAGGTGACCCTGCTCAGCGAGCGGTTCGCGGGGTCGGAGCCCGAGGAGGTGATCGAAGGTATTCGAGTCATCCGCGCGGGCGGCAAGTTCACGTTCAACTTCACGGCGGGACGACAGGTGGGACGGCTGGCCGAATCGCTGGGCGCCGACATCGTCATCGACGACCTGAACAAAATCCCGTTCTACTCCCCCTGGCATACGAAGCGACCGGTTCTTGCCATCCTGATGCATCTTTTCCGAGGCAGCATCTTCCGCGAGACCCTGCCGCCGATGGCGGCGTACGTATGGGCGGCCGAAACCATGATTCCGCTCGCGTACAAGCGATGTCGATTCGCCGTGCTTTCCGAGAGTTCCAAGCAGGACACGGTAAGAGTCGGCATCGACCCGGACCGGATAGCCGTGATTCCTCCCGGGACCGACTTCGATCGGTTCAGCCCCGATGGCTCTGTGCCGCGCGAGCCGCTGGTGCTGCACGTAGGTCGGCTCAAACGATACAAGGCGACCGATCACCTGCTGCAGGCGGCGAGGTTGCTCGAAGATCGGGGCGTGAAGTCCACGACCGTGGTCGTCGGCGACGGCGACGACAGGCCGAGGCTAGAGGCGCTGGCGGCGAAGCTCGGACTGGGCGCCAAGGTCCGGTTCACCGGGTTCGTGCCCGAAGCGGAGAAGGTGAACTGGTATCGACGGGCCACGGCATTGGCCGAGAACTCGGTCAAAGAAGGCTGGGGACTGATCGTGATGGAGGCGAACGCCTGCGGGACGCCGGTGGTTGTTGCGGACTCGCCCGGCCTCCGCGATTCATCAAGGGACGGCGTGAATGGCCTGGTGTACAAGTACGGTGACGTCCCGGCGCTGGCCGAGAGGCTGGAGAGGTTGCTGTCCGACCACGCGTTAGTCAACCGGCTCGGGCAGCAGGCGATCGCATGGGCGAGGCAGTGGACATGGGACGGTGCTGCAGACGCCATGGAGAAAGCAGCCGAGACGGCAATCGCGGCACCGAGGTAGCAGCATGGACTCAGAACACAGCGCTGCGATCAACACCCGTCCAATCCGCGACGGAGACGTCGCGGCACTTGTGCAGCTCACGCTGGTGGCATTCGTCCCGGTGTTCCGCTCGCAAGAGAAGGCCGGGTACGTTCCCATGCCGCTGGTCCGATACTTCAAGAGTCTCTAACGCCGAAGGCGGGCGGACCATGCCCGGACGTGGTGAAACCTCGACCCGACTCGCAGGAATACAGGAAGAAGTCGCCGCGTTGCTCCGCAGCATCGCGGCTGACTTCCCCGTCATCCTCAAGGACAACCTGGTCGGAGTCTACCCCTGGGGTTCGCTGACCTACGGCGCGTTCGACGAACGCTGCAGCGACGTTGATGCGGTCGTGGTGACGCGCCGGGATCTGAACGACGAGGAGTTCTCGGCCTTGGAGAAGTGGTTCAGAGAGTCGGCCGGCAGCAACCCGTGGACCGCGAAATTGGACATGCGGTTCGTCATCAACGGGGAGTTCCTCGACAAGCAGTCGCGCTGCTGCGGGTTCTATTCGGGGAAGCTCGTCCGGCACGGGTCTGACGGCAACCCGATCATCTGGCTGAACGTCGGGGAATGCGGCGTGACCCTCTGGGGCAAGGATGCGAGGCAGATCGCCCCGGCGATTTCCGACCAATACCTGAGCGACGCGCTGCTCCTGGAGCTCAACTATCTGAAGGAAGATCTCGCCAGGAACGCCGG is a window encoding:
- a CDS encoding sigma-54-dependent Fis family transcriptional regulator yields the protein MSRPVILVVDDLATSYESLVANIGRYDGGRLAREFDYVHLDCFAALRQWYSRNRSRFVSLIVQDVDFTHIEDEKKLVDYPEILRPLRRTLDIKALQGFLIYGYLRQNNIDRIAPVIFVSCRIGMESTSEFSEFIIRPGYGLCSFVPEAAVGDQYYPKIASSIDALAIRPLTDEQRSRWETEHHLVIGRARKMAFLAYEIERIGPSDATVLLLGSPGVGKELVANALHRCSYRYVDGDRDRQYPLTVNMAALSPNLVEDELFGHQRGAFTGATGERAGILESAQGSTVFLDEIGDVGQETQVKLLRAMEYHRIKRVGSSHEIQIDMRIVAATNRTVPELQTRFRPDFYGRLVQHCIPVPSIRERWESEPGDTVEADIRDIALFTIQTMNANPRHKRQLGIEQTAVRLIRQVVQQHVDGSEDLLHGNIRSLRNIIERAYERAQYDGSVEIGLGHVMPALGMARLMNGQTPRPDTTGPQDTASAEDDGQRLTSDGPPLQTALGTLNLQDIERQAIKEALQKAGNNQTHAAELLGIHRDTLRRKIAEYHL
- a CDS encoding glycosyltransferase family 4 protein, with translation MRMLVVNWRCPRNPLAGGAEVYFQEVFSRLVCRGHQVTLLSERFAGSEPEEVIEGIRVIRAGGKFTFNFTAGRQVGRLAESLGADIVIDDLNKIPFYSPWHTKRPVLAILMHLFRGSIFRETLPPMAAYVWAAETMIPLAYKRCRFAVLSESSKQDTVRVGIDPDRIAVIPPGTDFDRFSPDGSVPREPLVLHVGRLKRYKATDHLLQAARLLEDRGVKSTTVVVGDGDDRPRLEALAAKLGLGAKVRFTGFVPEAEKVNWYRRATALAENSVKEGWGLIVMEANACGTPVVVADSPGLRDSSRDGVNGLVYKYGDVPALAERLERLLSDHALVNRLGQQAIAWARQWTWDGAADAMEKAAETAIAAPR
- a CDS encoding DUF4111 domain-containing protein, with the protein product MGEAVDMGRCCRRHGESSRDGNRGTEVAAWTQNTALRSTPVQSATETSRHLCSSRWWHSSRCSARKRRPGTFPCRWSDTSRVSNAEGGRTMPGRGETSTRLAGIQEEVAALLRSIAADFPVILKDNLVGVYPWGSLTYGAFDERCSDVDAVVVTRRDLNDEEFSALEKWFRESAGSNPWTAKLDMRFVINGEFLDKQSRCCGFYSGKLVRHGSDGNPIIWLNVGECGVTLWGKDARQIAPAISDQYLSDALLLELNYLKEDLARNAGDRSDRAFRHNAYAVLTACRILYTARHRCIVSKERAYNWAVAAVPPERRPAVTAAWTNRLAEHGQTTPDLERYAAEFLRFAAEETKQALAQQPELR